One genomic region from Cardinium endosymbiont of Dermatophagoides farinae encodes:
- a CDS encoding MlaD family protein, whose translation MQINKNYMIGLLALSSLCILYYGFLFLKGHNIFSKYNGYQVSYPVNKNLYVSAPVKLKGHVVGMVTKVEIKPKENYSTLVTIEVDKQFPLTHNSKIMLNNAGMMEGNALEIELHKGKPINRNDIIIGQIHPDFNDIDLKAMTAQVATVTQNLIKTTEGVNSILANLEKTSATLNTAIHGLEENISTIAKNIIAISTPLADPKRGIPAMLPTIHSLLLQIGSIPFKDISFRITNMLKDAERLIQHASSDTGSLGLFMYDPTLYHNLNHSVENLNALLFDIKKRPFRYVHFSLFGCKPNKRKALTNR comes from the coding sequence ATGCAAATAAATAAGAACTATATGATAGGCCTATTAGCCCTATCTTCCCTGTGTATTTTATACTATGGTTTTTTATTCCTAAAAGGCCACAATATATTTTCTAAGTATAATGGCTACCAAGTTTCTTACCCTGTAAATAAAAACTTATATGTTTCTGCTCCTGTTAAACTAAAAGGCCATGTAGTAGGGATGGTTACAAAAGTAGAAATTAAGCCTAAAGAGAATTACAGCACATTGGTTACAATTGAGGTGGATAAACAATTTCCTTTGACACACAACAGTAAAATTATGCTCAATAATGCAGGTATGATGGAAGGAAATGCTTTAGAAATTGAGCTACACAAAGGAAAGCCCATCAATAGGAACGATATTATCATTGGTCAGATCCATCCAGATTTTAATGATATTGACCTTAAAGCAATGACAGCGCAAGTGGCAACGGTTACACAGAACCTTATCAAGACAACTGAAGGTGTCAATTCGATTTTAGCCAATCTTGAAAAAACAAGTGCTACTTTAAATACTGCTATTCATGGACTTGAAGAGAATATAAGCACGATTGCAAAAAATATAATTGCTATTTCTACTCCATTAGCAGACCCAAAAAGAGGCATACCGGCTATGTTGCCTACTATACATAGCCTACTTTTACAGATAGGATCTATTCCTTTTAAGGATATCTCCTTTAGAATTACCAATATGCTTAAGGATGCAGAAAGGTTGATCCAGCATGCTTCTAGTGATACTGGAAGCTTGGGGCTATTTATGTATGATCCTACCCTCTATCATAATCTAAATCATAGTGTGGAAAACTTGAATGCATTACTTTTTGATATAAAAAAGCGACCATTCCGCTATGTGCATTTCTCTCTATTTGGTTGTAAACCAAACAAGCGAAAAGCGTTAACTAATCGTTAA
- a CDS encoding SET domain-containing protein has translation MVLSITLFSILCRFVLASIFSCSSFTYLKVRSHILFKHHLSNQPVSDQAASGQQIQSCKRPRELESSISDKGESSQGKRRKIFQSRAVSPTSDVSAALDHKAPIEQNVDKGWSQQKVDLDLYSVATQHKKELKIDADLGNSPNANKKKALFRLLPNSSFFRSLKYNIDKQDGPLSEEIIAQLLVFPALKIPYTFLSGLLKKWDDLNSCAALLNKLLVKRDGVYQLEPKLEYILMDNHIQLNSLSSMLYGAGNQSCRSFQQLVDKLTEEKMRKQLQRLKEALQKVDFSVGILCTILHGCGRQAAASFEQLVYKLSEEEIIRKLTRLQAIGFTMANLSSMLHGCSSQAAGSFKKLVYKLTEDKIIEKLNQLKAMGFTMSNLSSMLYRSGNQSAKSFEVLVNTLTAQQMVHKLDALKKIDLEAMHLSSILSSMLRGCGNQVVKSLELLINTLIKEEMLTKLKRLKEVHVKVSNLSSMLNSSGNRSAASFEKLVDTLIEEQMLCKLKNLKAMGIEVRSLSGMLHRYGTQSFKAFEVLINRLTGEAMLSKLNKLESVGIEVRNLSSMLGAFGHSQSSQAFEALVSSLTDKDMFSKLEALKASAIPFSHLSSMLSGSGTQSPKALKSLISSLTDKDMLSKLEALKASAIPLSHLSSMLNGSGSQAAKGLEDLTNLLIEQEMQVKLEALKASTIPFSYLSSMLSGCGSQAAKALEQLVHTLTQEEMVRQLEALQQVGFEVSHLASMLSGSGSQAAASFAALVNTLTKADLLVKFNQLKEVGFSAGNLSGILHCSGSSAAGSFEGLVHTITRDDMVCKLNALEKTGFLANHLSTILYRCATQAPLSFEALVGSLTEQDMCAKLSLLKEVGFSVNNLSSILYRCGNQSAKAFEALINLLIEPEMRAKLKALQASGILLTHLSSMLSGSGTQAAKAFEQLVHTLTQEEVVRKLEALHQIGFQVSHLSSMLSESGLQAAASFAALVNKLTRADILVQLNRLKELGFLASNLSVMLYRSGSNVAASFERLVHMITRDDMVCKLHALQEVGFEVSSLSGMLKGCGAQSYKAFERVIDTLSDEAMLTRLKALQASGVFPNHLCAMLIGSGMKCCDLLSNLINLLHNKKYIETIQKVKAAIYTSPNVIHEDDQMLLSSSASVLLNALGDLRKDPSVHDLSNDLRFKKFLTDCYNKNKHVDDSLLAVRKVSSDDPRIDLRGQDKVVAKKKINKGAILGIYTGILLCDGDPIDHAVEVAYLATKSIYGLNKLNSYSFAIPLGTSSPLYLSACGRGNILMKINANHTYYATSSKSCKPNVVPSPNSCDGRTPFILFHATQDIPAGEELLFDYMVSLTGLIMIIIMIYLIQMPRSIGIYLPQKNIYTKLKV, from the coding sequence ATGGTGCTATCTATTACCCTGTTTTCTATTTTGTGTAGATTTGTTTTGGCATCTATTTTTTCCTGTAGTAGTTTTACTTATCTAAAAGTCCGTTCGCACATTTTATTTAAGCACCATCTGTCCAACCAGCCAGTAAGCGATCAAGCGGCATCAGGTCAGCAAATCCAATCTTGCAAACGACCTAGGGAACTGGAATCTTCTATTTCAGATAAAGGTGAATCTTCCCAAGGTAAAAGAAGGAAAATATTTCAATCTAGAGCGGTAAGCCCTACAAGCGATGTAAGCGCTGCATTAGATCATAAAGCACCAATTGAGCAAAATGTTGACAAAGGATGGTCGCAACAAAAGGTAGACTTGGATCTATATAGTGTAGCAACTCAACACAAAAAAGAACTAAAAATTGATGCTGATTTAGGTAATAGTCCCAATGCCAATAAAAAAAAGGCACTATTCCGGTTGCTGCCCAATAGCTCTTTTTTTAGATCACTAAAATATAATATAGACAAGCAAGACGGCCCATTATCGGAAGAGATCATAGCACAACTCTTGGTTTTTCCTGCGTTAAAGATACCCTATACCTTTCTAAGTGGCCTCTTAAAAAAATGGGATGATTTAAATAGTTGTGCCGCTTTGCTTAATAAACTTTTGGTAAAGCGCGATGGGGTATATCAATTAGAACCTAAGTTGGAGTATATCCTAATGGATAACCATATTCAGCTTAACAGTTTATCCAGTATGTTATATGGTGCTGGTAATCAATCTTGCCGGTCATTTCAGCAGTTGGTGGATAAGCTAACTGAAGAGAAGATGCGTAAGCAGCTGCAGAGATTAAAAGAAGCATTACAAAAAGTAGATTTTTCAGTTGGCATTCTGTGCACCATCTTGCATGGTTGCGGTAGGCAAGCTGCTGCATCGTTTGAGCAACTAGTCTATAAGCTCAGTGAAGAGGAGATAATTCGTAAGCTTACCCGGCTTCAAGCAATAGGTTTTACAATGGCTAATCTATCCAGCATGTTACATGGTTGTAGCAGCCAAGCTGCTGGATCATTTAAGAAATTAGTCTATAAGCTAACTGAAGATAAGATTATTGAAAAGCTGAACCAATTAAAAGCAATGGGTTTTACAATGAGTAATCTATCTAGTATGTTGTATCGTTCTGGTAATCAATCTGCTAAATCGTTTGAGGTATTGGTTAATACACTAACTGCGCAACAGATGGTTCATAAGCTTGACGCGTTAAAAAAAATAGATCTTGAAGCCATGCATTTATCCAGTATTTTATCCAGTATGTTGCGTGGCTGTGGTAATCAAGTTGTTAAATCACTTGAGTTGTTAATCAATACTTTAATTAAAGAGGAGATGTTGACTAAGCTTAAAAGATTAAAGGAGGTACATGTTAAAGTAAGCAACTTATCCAGCATGTTAAATTCCTCTGGCAATCGATCTGCTGCATCATTTGAAAAATTAGTCGATACACTAATTGAAGAGCAGATGTTGTGTAAACTAAAAAATTTAAAAGCAATGGGTATTGAAGTTCGGAGTTTATCCGGTATGTTACATCGCTACGGTACGCAATCTTTTAAAGCATTTGAAGTCTTAATCAATAGGCTGACGGGAGAAGCTATGTTGTCTAAGCTGAATAAATTGGAGTCAGTAGGTATTGAAGTGCGCAATCTGTCTAGTATGTTAGGCGCCTTTGGGCATAGCCAATCATCTCAAGCATTCGAAGCATTAGTCAGTAGCTTAACTGACAAGGATATGTTTTCTAAGCTGGAAGCATTAAAAGCATCAGCTATTCCATTCAGCCATTTATCTAGTATGTTAAGTGGTTCTGGTACGCAATCCCCTAAAGCATTGAAATCCTTAATCAGTAGCTTAACTGACAAGGATATGCTCTCTAAGCTTGAGGCATTAAAAGCATCAGCTATTCCATTGAGCCATTTATCCAGTATGTTAAATGGTTCTGGTAGTCAAGCCGCTAAAGGATTGGAGGACTTAACCAACCTGCTTATTGAGCAGGAGATGCAGGTTAAGCTTGAGGCATTAAAAGCATCAACTATTCCCTTTAGCTATTTATCCAGTATGTTAAGTGGTTGCGGTAGTCAAGCCGCTAAAGCCTTGGAACAATTGGTCCATACACTAACTCAGGAGGAAATGGTGCGTCAGCTTGAGGCATTACAACAAGTAGGTTTTGAGGTAAGCCATTTAGCGAGTATGTTAAGTGGTTCCGGTAGTCAAGCCGCTGCATCATTTGCAGCGTTAGTAAATACGCTAACTAAAGCAGATCTGTTGGTTAAGTTTAACCAATTAAAAGAGGTAGGTTTTTCAGCTGGTAACCTATCTGGCATCTTGCATTGTTCAGGTAGTAGCGCTGCTGGGTCATTTGAAGGGTTGGTTCATACGATCACTAGGGATGATATGGTCTGTAAGCTTAATGCATTAGAAAAAACAGGTTTTTTAGCCAACCATTTATCGACTATATTATATCGTTGCGCTACCCAAGCCCCGCTATCATTTGAAGCGTTAGTGGGTAGCTTAACTGAGCAGGATATGTGCGCTAAGCTTAGCCTATTAAAAGAAGTAGGTTTTTCAGTTAATAATCTATCCAGTATTTTGTATCGCTGTGGCAATCAATCCGCTAAAGCATTTGAGGCCTTAATCAATCTGCTCATTGAGCCGGAGATGCGCGCTAAGCTTAAGGCATTACAAGCATCAGGTATTTTATTGACCCATTTATCTAGTATGTTGAGTGGCTCTGGTACTCAGGCCGCTAAGGCATTTGAACAATTGGTCCATACATTAACTCAGGAGGAGGTGGTGCGTAAGCTTGAGGCATTACATCAAATAGGTTTTCAAGTAAGCCATTTATCCAGTATGTTAAGTGAATCTGGTCTTCAAGCTGCTGCATCATTTGCAGCGTTGGTGAATAAGCTAACTAGAGCGGATATCTTGGTTCAGTTGAACCGATTAAAGGAACTAGGTTTTTTAGCTAGTAATCTATCGGTTATGTTGTATCGTTCAGGTAGTAACGTTGCTGCGTCCTTTGAAAGGCTGGTCCATATGATTACTAGAGATGATATGGTCTGTAAGCTTCATGCATTACAGGAAGTAGGTTTTGAAGTAAGCAGTTTATCAGGTATGTTAAAGGGTTGTGGCGCGCAATCCTATAAAGCCTTTGAAAGGGTCATTGATACGCTCTCCGATGAGGCGATGCTTACTAGGCTTAAGGCATTACAAGCAAGCGGTGTTTTTCCTAACCATTTATGCGCTATGCTGATAGGGTCTGGTATGAAATGCTGTGATCTATTGAGCAATCTGATCAATCTGCTTCATAATAAAAAATATATTGAGACGATACAAAAAGTTAAAGCTGCTATCTATACCAGTCCAAATGTTATCCATGAAGATGACCAAATGCTCCTAAGCAGCAGCGCAAGTGTACTGCTCAATGCGCTAGGAGATTTGAGAAAAGATCCATCTGTTCATGACCTGAGCAATGATCTAAGGTTCAAGAAATTTTTAACAGATTGTTATAATAAAAATAAACATGTAGACGATAGCCTCTTAGCGGTCAGAAAAGTTTCAAGTGATGACCCTAGGATAGATTTGCGTGGCCAAGATAAAGTAGTCGCCAAAAAAAAGATCAATAAAGGTGCCATATTAGGTATCTATACCGGTATATTGCTATGTGATGGAGATCCTATCGACCATGCAGTTGAGGTAGCTTATTTAGCCACCAAAAGCATTTATGGGTTAAATAAGCTAAATAGTTATAGTTTTGCTATTCCGCTTGGTACATCTAGTCCATTGTATCTAAGTGCGTGTGGGCGGGGAAATATCTTAATGAAGATTAATGCGAATCACACCTATTATGCTACATCCTCCAAATCTTGTAAACCAAATGTGGTTCCATCGCCGAATAGTTGTGATGGACGCACACCATTTATATTGTTTCATGCAACCCAGGATATTCCGGCTGGAGAAGAACTCTTGTTTGATTATATGGTAAGTCTTACTGGTCTAATCATGATAATAATCATGATTTATCTAATCCAGATGCCAAGATCTATAGGAATTTATTTACCACAAAAAAATATTTATACCAAGCTGAAAGTATAA
- a CDS encoding PD-(D/E)XK nuclease domain-containing protein, with translation MSYFDTKQSKTSEGFYHGFVLGMLSSLGITHYIRSNRESGLGRYDLLLIPKEKGSKALLLEFKQVRSEEELENASKVALAQIQAQAYHTELLQYPHIQEVVECGIAFSGKSVVAAYATYDLAGKQSGNVILTSRYGEQAE, from the coding sequence GTGAGCTATTTTGATACCAAACAAAGTAAAACATCAGAAGGATTTTATCATGGTTTTGTATTAGGGATGTTATCAAGTTTGGGTATAACCCATTACATACGTTCTAATCGAGAAAGTGGGTTAGGTCGTTATGATTTGCTATTAATTCCCAAAGAAAAAGGTTCAAAAGCGCTGCTATTGGAATTTAAGCAAGTTCGGAGCGAAGAAGAACTGGAAAACGCATCTAAGGTTGCCTTGGCACAAATACAAGCACAAGCCTATCATACGGAGTTATTGCAGTATCCTCATATACAAGAGGTAGTGGAATGCGGCATTGCGTTTTCTGGGAAGTCAGTTGTAGCTGCTTACGCAACTTATGATTTGGCTGGTAAACAATCTGGTAATGTTATTTTAACCAGTAGATATGGTGAGCAAGCGGAATAA
- a CDS encoding AAA family ATPase, translating to MKKLPIGVSNFQELVQGDYLFCDKTNMIADFLKKGDKVTLITRPRRWGKTLNMSMLQHFFASEVNGVTTVGLFDDLTIGKLENGRYISAHQGKYPVIMNQL from the coding sequence ATGAAAAAATTACCAATTGGTGTTAGTAACTTTCAAGAGTTAGTACAAGGGGATTATCTTTTTTGTGATAAGACAAACATGATTGCTGATTTCCTAAAAAAAGGAGATAAAGTTACCTTGATTACCCGTCCTCGCCGTTGGGGTAAGACACTCAATATGTCTATGCTGCAACATTTTTTTGCCTCAGAAGTGAATGGGGTCACTACAGTAGGTTTATTTGATGATCTAACGATCGGAAAGCTGGAAAATGGCAGGTACATTAGCGCACATCAAGGAAAGTACCCTGTCATTATGAATCAGCTTTAA